Sequence from the Arvicola amphibius chromosome 3, mArvAmp1.2, whole genome shotgun sequence genome:
aaagaacggaggagagaaggggacagCAAAGATGGAGAAAAGGCCCTGTATGGTCTGTCACAGTCTACAGAAATAAATGTCATGTGATTGGTTGAGAAGTCACACAGAAGGCAGCAGACCCACCCTGTAGAGCCATCTtctacacagaaatacacacacacacacacacacacacacacacacaccccttaggTTATGATTCCAGGAATTGTAGACATGGgtatataattttcatatttgaatatggttgtatgtgtgtgtgcacatgccacatgtgtggagatcagaggacaatgaCCTTTCCTTCCAGGTAGGGTCTCAGGATGGAATTTGGGTTATGCCCAGCTTGTGCACCAAGTGCCCACTTGCTGAGCCGTCTCATTCACATCTGAATATTGATACACTCGTCAGTCAATGCCCTTAGGACCTCTTGATAAAGCCCTGTCAGCCCAGCACAGGACTCGGGAAAGCAGGTTTGATGTCTGccccctttttctttcaaacattaATCTTGAAGGTAGCATGGTGGCGGCTGAACCTAGAGTTGGGTCATTCTCTTGAGTGTGACTTTCAGAGATGTTTGGCCATGCCGCAAGTccccaaagcaggctgagcccttaaggagagaagcagagatacAATGTGAGAATACAGGACAGAGGGCCAAGCCACTTGTCCTCTGAATGAGGTGAGGGTCCTGGTGTGGAAGATCTGGTAGAGAGGATGGGATGATGTTGATACCCTCTCAGCATCTTGACAGGAGCATTTTCTGAGGATGAACAGAGTCTCTGTCTATCCCATTGCCCCTGGGGAACTCTGTAGTTCCAACAGCTGGAGAAAACACTAAGCCAGCTGCTTGCTGTGCCAGTAGCAGGTGCCAAAATAGTCCACCTTACAAGGCAGGCATGTGATGAAGATCCCTGTGCCTCTGATGTCATCCCATGGAGAAACAGGTCAGCTGAAGAATGTAAAAGCCTGTTTCCTTCTGGTCTTCAGAGGGAGGGCCCAGAGCTCCTCCAAGCCCCTCCCCAGAGCACCCCCCATGAATGGTCCTCCTCCCTACCCACCACAGTCCAGGAGTGCCCCTTGCTTCTGCTTGTCCCACTGTATACATACGGCATTGGCTTGGCTGCTCTTGACCTTGGCACTCATTGGGTCTCCAGGAATTGGTTGTGAATCTCCAGTCCTATTCTTAGGACTAGCAAATGAAGAAAGTTCACTTAGGGATATCCTCATGTATTGCACCCTGCCATGAACAAGCCTGTCCCTTGCTTCCCCAGACTCACTCCTCCGCcgccctttccttcctcctgcatGCTGATCCTCCCCTGAACCccctctttgactctgcctgtCCTGAAGCTCCAGCAAGAGCTGCCTCCTCGGTCAGTAGCCCTGAGAGGCCCCATATCACTAATGTTCTGCCCTCCATTGTTCTCTGCTTACACATCCGGGGTAACCCTGCATCACACAGGAGGGCATTTgaagcctgctctacagaatcCGACGAGCAGAGGCAGCTATCAGCCAAAGGATAATCACAGTGGTACCCACAGCTTCCGTGGAACACCTTGCACTTCAGTTTAGTGGGTGGGTCTTAGGCCCTGGAGTGGGGCCTGAGGTCAGCAgtacccctcccccttctttcacTCCTGTTTCCTCTGGCTAACGCATAGATGGTGTGGATTTGCCCTCTGTCATACCCCTTATATCTCTTTGTTCTTCGGGTCCCGCCATTCTGAGGGGTAAGTACCCGTTTTATGAATGTGGAGACTGAAGTGGAAAGAGGCCAAGTAACTACCCAATATCCCTCAGTAAGACAGTGACGTGGGTTATGTCAAAACATGTAATCTGCCCTAAAGCCCACGCATGCAACCAGACACAGCTGCCAGATAGTCATCAGCTATAcccctccataggctcatatgttcaCAGTCTTGTTTCTCCGTTtgtggaactgcttgggaaggattagaaggcgTTGACTTGTGTGAAGATGTATGGGTGTGGTGTGCAGGAGGCAGGCTTTCAGGTTTCAGGCTCCTGCCTTCATCCCCAGAACACTCACTCTGCTCTGGATTATGAATACGAGTTTTCAGTGCCTCCCCAGGATCATTCCCCTGCTttgtgcttcccaccatgatggccaGGGACCCCTATCCataataaacccttccttctataagttgtcgTTGTCCtggttttatcacaacaatagaaaccctaactcagtggttctcaaccttcctaactctttaatacagttcctcgtgttgcaGTGACccaaaactataaaattattttcattgctacttcataactataattttgctatttttatgaaacttaatgtaaatatctgtgttttccaatgaccCTAGGCAACTcctgtggaagggtcattcaacccctaggttgagaaccactgccccacAAGGAGCCTCTTAGAAGACCCAGAAGGGCAGGATTTTAGGGCACTAGaaaaagagacaggcagaggcaAAGTAAACTAACTGACTACGTGCTCAGCAAGCCAGCTCAGTGCAAAGGTCAAGAGAGCAGGAGATGGCCAAAGTGGCCAGGGAGAGGAGTGGCCAGATCTGCATCCTCCCTGATGAGTAGCAGAGACCCGGAGCAGGACAGTGGGTAGAGGAACATGCTTTTGTCCAGAACACAAGGTGCCGCTCTAAGAACTGCAACAGACCAGGACTCAAAAGCACTACACTGGGCTTCGGCATAAACAGTCTCAGGAACCTCATCTCAGGGCACaaagggaaggggctggagagggtgGAAGTTCCGGGAATGTGAGGGGGCAGGAGAAGAACTTTAGACTTgttgggagtgggggtggctGAGGGACCATCAGTCCACCGTTTAAGAAACTAGCCAGTCCTCCATCCCAGTGAGTCAGGCTGACAAAGATGCTGTGTGCTGGGGCTGCCCCTCATTCAGTGTCTTAGACTAGATGATTTGGGCCAAGGCAGGACCTATCCTGCAACTGACCACAAAAGTGACTTCTTACACTTTTAGGTTATGTACAGCTAGGACAGGCTGCCTTGGCTACCCAGCCTAGCTGAGCTCTGCACTAACCGGGGAGGAGACCCAGGGCCAGGATCTGGATAACAGCCCACAACTTGAGCAACCCAGAGCCCGACAAAGGGCAGATGGAGACCAGGACTATGATGTGATATAACTGTGGCACTCAACCAGGATGATTCCCTCAACCCCAGAACCTGACAACATCTGGAGGCATCTTTGTGGAATTTTAGGGAGTCGGGGCTAGAAGTGCTACTGAAAATTCTCCAAGATACAGGTAGCTCTACATTCCTATAGCTCTACATTCCAATAGAGTTGAGGGCCAGAAGCCCTGGGGGACAGCAAGAGAGTGAGAGATGCTAAAATCCCAACCTTTCTCCCAGAGGAGAGGACACTTTCCTCACCCTGAGAGAATGTGCCCTTTAGTCATTTAGCCAAATGCCCTGAGGACTGGAGGAGGCATGGTTCTGTAGCTAGAAGAAAGCATACCACACCTCATTTCACAGGCTCCCAGGCTCTGATCTGTGCtaagaacaattttaaaagacatatttaATCTTTCGTAGGTCAAAAAGTCAGCCACTGTGAATATGTCATCTCTTTGTAGCACACAGGTGGCAGGTGAGGTGTGATAAAGGTCTTCACTGCTACTGTTGCCAATGGCAGCAAGGATCAGAAGCCACGGAACAcgcccacccctacccccaccccagccctgatgCAGGCAAACGGGAGCTGCACTGGGTAAGTAGTGGAAGCCTACAAAACAATGGGGATTCGTTCTCAGCACAGGTATTGGAAAGGGCACAGAATATAAGTGAGAGAAGCCAAGTGCAGAATTAAGGGGAGGGCTGTGCTCGCCTTCTGTCGAAGGAGAGGAAACCACAATAGCCAGCAGCAGAATGACAGTTCACACCTGCAAGAAGCACCAATCACGGTACATGGGTTCACTTGGAGCGTTTTCTCGTCCAATGCACCTTTAATACCATCAACTTTGCTTTATTTCCTGGGAAAGCTGTGGGCAGTTGCGCAGCTCTTCATCCCCAGAGTTAAACAGACCAGCTTTTCCAAACTGGCCGGAACACTGGCAAGGAGCTTTAGACAAAGGCCTGGAAATGACCTCTTCCTTAATGGTAAACCCGGAGGAGACAAGTTCTCAACTCTCGAGAGGTCTGTGGGTGAGAGTTCCTGACGGTTGAAGAACTCCCAGGGGGATACCGGTGAGAATCCAGGTGCCTGAAGGACTCCCAGGAGGATACACAGAAATTAGGGCCAATAGCAGCTCTTCCCCTTCCACATCTCCTCTTTCTGGCCTGGGAAAGTGAAAAGAACAAATGCAAGATCTGAACCAGAAAGTGGCCTGCAGCAGGGACAAACCTAGTAAAGGCACCTTCCtcgcccccacccccgccttaGTCCCCGCCCCTGTCCCCGCCCCGCCCTTGTacactgggaggagggaggattacaatggatcctcctgccgGCTTTGTGCACTCTTGGAATCCAGCTGTCACCGCCCCGCAGAGCCCCGTCTCCCCCGAGGGCTCCCATTTCCGGGCTGCCCACCACTCGGAGTGCATTGGCAGGCAGCGTCCAGGCCGAGCCTACAGCTACTCCCGCCTTCTCGGTGTCCGATCACCCCCAGACCGTCCCCAAAATGCCTGTGGACTTCAATGGGTACTGGAAGATGCTGAGCAACGAGAATTTTGAGGAGTACCTGCGCGCTCTCGGTAAGCGCGGTTTGAGGTGCGCAGTCCCGGGTTCCATGTAGACCCGGTCACTCCGAGCCCAGAGTTCGGCTGCCGGCTGCCAACTAGCGAGCCTGAGCTGTTAGGGTTAATTGGTGGCAAGAGTCCATTAGCTGTCCCTGGTGACAGATAATTCAATTAGTAGAACCGGCTTAGCTttgctagttttgtttttaaaaggctagcgaaacaaaacaaaacaaacaaacaaaaagtttattttcaaaagaaaaaaggggcGGGGGGAGCACAGAAGGCCCTCAAAAGCCTCGCAACTTGAGCAAGGAATCCCAACCTTGTTCCTCCGTGCGATCGCTCCCGAAGCTGTCTAGCTAGGAAACTCTTCCTTTtccgttttcttttcttcttcttctccttttttttaaggaaaaaaaaaaaaaaacaaacaaacaaaaaaaaactctacctATCTCTCCGCACCCTTGCAGATGTCAACGTGGCCTTGCGCAAAATTGCCAACTTGCTGAAGCCAGACAAAGAGATCGTGCAGGACGGCGACCACATGATCATCCGCACGCTGAGCACTTTTCGAAACTACATTATGGACTTCCAAGTTGGAAAGGAGTTTGAGGAGGATCTGACAGGCATTGACGACCGCAAGTGCATGGTGAGGCCCCGCGAGCCCTTGATGTCGCCTACCCTGGGGTTCTGTTCTAGAGCTGTtcatttggaggcagcaaagatCCTGTTTTGTTAAGGACTGCAGATCTTTCCTCCCAGCCCCAGGACCCCAGGGTAGGTAAAAACCACTCTTCAAATGCTGGTGGCTGGTGGTGGCAGCTGCGAAGGTTCCAGTTCAATGAGTCTCCATGATATTCAGGCTCTACCAAATGCTCAGACAGACGTGGCTGAGCCAAGACTCACCCTAACTgtgaggagataggagctcatctattttacagataaaattGACTTAATGAATCGGGTAGAGTAGTGGGGAGAGGACCTGGGATTCCCAACAAGGCCATGAACTCTTTGatagggaaaaggaagaaaggaaggaaggaaggaaggaaggaaggaaggaaggaaggaaggaaggaaggaaagaggagaaaacacaGGGACCCCTCCAAGCATAACCTCCCCAGTGATCTAGTGGGAAGTCTCTGTAGGGAGTAGGGGGCCTTGGCCTCTGCTGGAAGTCCCCTGGCCTGCTGCTCTTGCTGCAAAGCTGGAATTTGGCCCTGGCTCACCCTGATACCCACTGAGCCCTGAACTTCCTTTCAACCTTTCGCCCAATTCCTAAATCTATAGAACAGTGCCCAGCATCCAGAGCTAGAAGAAGAAACAGTAGGGCTACAGGAAGGCCCAGCCCCTGCTTCCTAAGAGTGGGAAACTAGTAACCCTCAGACCCCAATTAGCAATGCCCCAGCAGGCTCCGGAAGGTCAGTCTCAGGCCGCCATCCCCAATTGCGGGGATTTCTGGGAGGCCAGGATGCTCCCAGTGCCTCTTGTGTTGTTTTGGGTCCAGACCTCACTTGTGCCTGCTCCCAGGAGCTGCCTTGTTTTGCAGGAAGGAGGAGCTGCTACCCTTCCCTCACTTGTCAATGGCTGTCACCACACTGCTGCACTCGGTTACCACTGAGTTCAGCACTGCTCCCAAATCTCAGGCACCAGATGCTTACAGTCAGAAAAGACACCTTCAGACAGGGTCTGCCTTCTCTCCATTGCCCAAGACTGCTTCCGGGCCACTACATAGAACTCTGCTCCATACTTCAGTTCCCTCTTAGGGGTGCTAGCATAACAGATCAGATGTGCCTTCATTTGGGATCACTACAGTTCTGTGTGTGCTGGCTTGAACCTGATTGATCATTGTTGGTGATCACCTAGTAATACTAGGTGTCTACTGTGTGCCTGGTGATACTATAGTGTACACGAATTCACCAATTCTTCATCAGCTTTATACACAAGGTTTCTTCCTGGGTTAACTCCTCAGGGTGGGAGTTCCCTGCAAAACAGTGGAAGAGTCTGAATGAGCAGTCTGCCTCCCTTGGGTGTGGTTGGGACACCAGGCAtgtaagtacatacacacacacaaaagcaaagcacCGTCCTTGACATCCAAGAACACACAGCCTTTGTGTAAGACAGACTCTCAGAGGTCATAACAGCGTTTGTGTGCCAGGAAGACAAAGGGAGGCAAGGCAAGTCGTGGGGCAGTTAGGGGGGATCCTGGGGTTCTGGGGGAGGTCCCTTCTGCACTAGTTAGAAGGGGATGGGAGTTGAGGGGGGAGGATTTGGAGCTCAAAGGAAGgggcaatggccaccttttcttAGACCTTCCTGGTAGGTGAACCAGGGAGGGATCTAGCCGCAGGCTGAGCTGGATGATGCTGGGGCATTTTGGGGGGATCCTGGGCTGGTGTTCCTGTTATCTTCACTGCTGCAAGACTTGTTGGCAACACTCTCTCAGAGGTGGGATTGTTATCAAAGTTGGGGTGAGAGACAGTTCTCACTACCTGAGCTGAGGCCTGAAGGATAGACAGGAAGTAACTGTAAACGGCCAAACAGGAAAGGAATGAATGCAAGGCCAAGGGCAAGACAAGTGTctgacaaaaaagacaaaaaaaaaaaaaagttatttcagaCCTGTTTCTTACTAGGTTCTGAGCTcagcctggagagctggcttccTGGGTGCATCCGTATCTGTGGGCCATTGCAGACCCATGCCTGGTAGAAGCACAGAGGAATGAGGCACAGAGCTGGGGCTAAAGGAGCTATGGTTAGGGAAGGCCCCCACCTGAGCAGGGTCCTGAAGGACgaggtgggaaggagacagagtaAAACACAGCACTCAGAAAAGCAAGCGTGGGTGAGAGGCGGCTGTCAGTGAGAGAGCCGGTACTCTGCAAGAGCTTGTGTGTGGCTGGGCTTCAAATCATGACAGAGGGACAAAGGGTGATGAGGACCCGAGAGAGGACCTAAATGTGACCTGACAAGCCATCCAGGTGGGACCAGGCTCACATTCCTCTGCACAGGGTCAGAAGGCTGCTGGTGCAATGTCTCTGTTTCTTACTCTTCCATGGGAATCTCATCTGTATTCAGAGTGACAGCCAGAAAGAAGATGGAATCCAGCCTGCAGATGTATTTTGTTTGGCCTGCACAGTGTTTGAG
This genomic interval carries:
- the Rbp1 gene encoding LOW QUALITY PROTEIN: retinol-binding protein 1 (The sequence of the model RefSeq protein was modified relative to this genomic sequence to represent the inferred CDS: deleted 1 base in 1 codon), whose protein sequence is MDPPAGFVHSWNPAVTAPQSPVSPEGSHFRAAHHSECIGRQRPGRAYSYSRLLVSDHPQTVPKMPVDFNGYWKMLSNENFEEYLRALDVNVALRKIANLLKPDKEIVQDGDHMIIRTLSTFRNYIMDFQVGKEFEEDLTGIDDRKCMTTVSWDGDKLQCVQKGEKEGRGWTQWIEGDELHLEMRAQGVICKQVFKKVH